A window of the Henckelia pumila isolate YLH828 chromosome 3, ASM3356847v2, whole genome shotgun sequence genome harbors these coding sequences:
- the LOC140893209 gene encoding uncharacterized protein — protein sequence MDVHSRKDYIMFMLFHVSIIFASSSPMIPKTCHPSDEEVLLDLKSRITEDPIGLLQTWTPRTDCCKDWDGVSCSSDRVVSCPGVFSLDVPMDTWMTGTLSPFLGNLTFLEFLDLSNLKSIEGPIPTEFGKLLHLNHIFLGYNNLTGSFPVTFKNLHQLKTLYLRNNHISGSIHSDIFLNLTSLELLDMSENNLSGPIPYSIGHMESLNKIDLHENNLSGEIPETIGRLKKLVTLHLYSNRLTGVIPNSICNLSKLEDLSVYRNILTGNIPSCIDKLISLKYIKLGENNLTGSIPPSIGKLSGLQQLHCDNNRLSGELPESLGNLTNLIEFYSSSNQFTGRIPPSLGNLKGSLFFLDLSRNRLSGPIPSEFIKLQNLQLLSLSFNPLGLGKIPDLFQKLQPFQLFLAGTGLKGYLPTWLAASSFSTLDLSSNAFTGKLPVWIGNMTTFFPESI from the coding sequence ATGGATGTTCATTCAAGAAAAGATTATATTATGTTTATGTTGTTCCatgtttcaataatttttgcCTCTTCTTCACCAATGATACCAAAGACATGCCATCCAAGTGATGAAGAAGTATTGCTAGACTTGAAAAGCAGAATCACTGAGGACCCTATAGGCCTACTTCAAACATGGACTCCTCGGACAGATTGCTGCAAAGATTGGGATGGTGTTTCTTGCTCTTCCGATCGGGTGGTCTCCTGTCCAGGCGTGTTTTCCCTCGATGTACCGATGGACACATGGATGACCGGTACCCTTTCTCCATTTCTTGGAAACCTCActtttcttgaatttcttgatctCAGTAACCTTAAATCTATAGAGGGTCCTATCCCAACTGAATTTGGTAAGCTGTtgcatttaaatcatatttttctTGGATATAATAACCTCACGGGATCGTTTCCAGTCACATTCAAGAACCTTCACCAATTGAAAACTCTGTATCTTCGCAACAACCATATTTCTGGTTCCATCCATTCCGATATATTCTTGAATTTGACTTCGCTTGAGTTGCTGGATATGTCGGAAAATAATTTGTCTGGACCAATACCGTATTCTATCGGTCACATGGAGTCCTTAAATAAAATTGATCTCCACGAAAACAACTTGTCTGGAGAAATCCCTGAAACTATTGGACGATTGAAAAAGCTGGTTACTCTCCATTTGTATTCAAATCGGTTAACAGGTGTGATTCCAAATTCCATATGCAACCTCTCCAAACTTGAGGATTTGTCTGTTTACAGAAATATTCTGACAGGAAACATCCCTTCATGTATAGACAAGCTTATTAGTctgaaatacataaaattagGAGAAAACAATCTGACAGGAAGTATCCCACCTTCAATTGGCAAGCTTTCAGGACTTCAGCAACTCCATTGCGATAATAATAGGCTTTCGGGAGAGCTACCTGAAAGTTTGGGAAATCTTACAAATCTCATAGAGTTTTACTCATCGAGCAACCAATTTACAGGCAGAATCCCTCCGAGTCTTGGAAATTTGAAGGGTAGTTTGTTCTTCCTGGATTTGTCAAGAAACCGACTTTCCGGCCCAATTCCATCCGAGTTTATTAAATTACAAAATCTACAGCTTTTGTCCCTCTCATTTAATCCTCTGGGATTAGGTAAGATCCCAGATTTGTTTCAGAAATTACAACCCTTTCAACTGTTTCTCGCGGGAACAGGCTTAAAAGGGTATCTTCCAACTTGGCTGGCTGCTTCATCTTTTTCGACTCTCGACTTATCCAGCAATGCATTTACGGGGAAACTGCCTGTCTGGATTGGGAACATGACAACTTTTTTCCCTGAATCTATCTAA